tatcaatttagcatataagcatacaatatggaaccttaataaaaccataaaataatatatgcaacgacaactcaatctcatattcaatatccctcagcatagagtgaacataaaatactatgattgattgagaactattctcattattaatactatcatgataactcttatcaaatactaataatatgccgttttatatttagcctctaagtaataatagtaagaactcggCATAGatgatactataatacttagtctagtgtataccattgtctagaattatgtgtaaccacatttcatccctttaacaggcttattttgtagtaccatgataaaacaccatccgcatggaatgcaaagctcgaagctaagacaaggtgtttatcaaaccactataaaccaagaaatttaatcttgtaggaccatgaaataaatactctccgcatggaatgctaagctcaaggcaaagacaaaatatatatttcacactattataaatcaacaatggaggctgtgagatacaataatgctagacacgttgaaaaataatcctaatctaattaggaataaattttattaaactagcattaacgtatataaatatatataacgtaataaaaacctttattacatataaaaattcatattatattatatataatataatataaaaaattaatatatgtaatatataattattacatcttttatatatatatatatatatatatattggacaTGAAGACAACATCCATCAAGACAATTACTATTGAATtgtcttattatatataaaagtggGCCATCAAGGAATTGTACTCCAAAACAATCCAGGAAAGAAGGCTTTGATTCATGCAAGGTGGCCAAGCCGTATGCATTGTATATAAACCAAGGCACATATCATGCAATAAAGGACAAAACATGCAATTAAGACAAAGTCAAAAATGCACCAATGTTCTTCACATGCAATCCGTATAAACTATTAGCCTTGAAAAACTAATATACAAACCATGCAAGCCATATACAAGCCATGCAATTAAAAGACCAAGCCATGCAATCCATTCAAGAGgtgcaaagaaaaagaaaaaaaaaatctatgccGTGAATGAAAtggtagttatttttttttaaataactaccATCCATTTCAATAACCACCTACCTATCCGTATGGAACATGTATAGAATGTAAAAAGTGGTTATCATTTTGAATGTGCCCATACATATTTCAATGGCTATAAAGCATTAACATCCAATCATATTCTTCCATTAATGGTTATAGAATTAATGACCAATTCGTGCACATGCAGAACAATacatcacatatatttattaatgcacacaaaatttatggaacaatatctttatgtagaaatttgaaaacacaaagatatcggttttcttaaattctaaaattcaatcacacgctatacaatcatgatatgaaaacctggctctgataccaattgaaggaaaaaattctggttttgtatctcatacaaaacacatagcggaagcaacaaacaatgatctatttcattcatgattgataacgtgcactacataaatttcagaatttaagaacaagatagaataccttggtgtggagaaattcaaaacaaagattagaagcacttgggaacacttttaatcttcactccaattccactttacgcccaagatgtgtggtctctcaatcagtttttcaaagggagaatgaaagtgtgtttcacactctctcacacaccgtttctttttcttttctaatctcttaaaaaaaattctgtatgtttctccctttataactaactgattatctaattgggctagcctattgggcctttctaattgggctttagtgtgtggcttggagtgggaccaaaagggaccaataagacactagctccaatgggccttgggcttttccgtcaacttttgacaagtccaaagttaccattaattatatttaataccactatataaatataattgcattctaggccttattaataaattatatcccaagactttattatacacgtaaccccttcataaaatattcgtagtaacacaaagtcataaatgtagactgccactttgtaaattactacatcttatccttgagtacccggtttaattctttaaagttattcattatatatttatgaaatccaatttcataaatatatactttagtaatttcttactaaagtggttaggcctaactctttgaataactgaacccattaaacttatctcaaaggaatattttatatctccatcaagagactatgaattccatcttgagaatatatgttccatcaacactaaatgtgactgcccaacatactgagattttgaccgtcacttcagatctcactcttgatatatcaaagcaacctacacttcatgatcaggtccattattctctcaggattaagagttcatgcaaatagaagtcgtgagaattattattcatttgacagtcgttaggaaaataataaatctcacagcggtcctgttcaatatattttaactcttaaaacatatcaactagaagtttccacttccatgatcaagacaaatcatcttagttgacacgttatagtcttcgcagatgaaatacccaatttcatcatcgactacgaactataaattctgagtttacaaagaacttgtgatttacatcttctgtgacttttcacataaatcacatacaatgcatctcatggactatatgataatgcctcatattcatgttaccattattttagataataataaaataactttatcaaatacaatattaagtcatacatcatgtcatacataatgtcatacataatatcatacatagcatcatacaataggatttaagggcacaaatcctaacagtACAGACTGCCCCACGCGAGCCCCATCTTGCCACCGCTACCGGTTGCTTGAGCCTTCACAAGTATTTATTCTATGATCCTTTCCTAATTTccttcaaaacctaaaaaataaataaaatgtttttgctTGCTTGTGGAGTGcttgtgttttaaatttttaattgaactGATGATGAGTGATGAAGATGAACTGTGAATTGAACTGATGATGTTTTTATTGcctgtggtgttttttttttttttttgtttgggcttTTTGGCTTTGACTCTCTGTCActctgtgtgtgtttgtgaCTCTCTTTTGTATTATATAGAtaagagagataaagagagagtagagtttgTAGAGAAGTGTTTGTTTGATTGGGGGTTGGACATAATAGGGACAAGTGATACTGtgacagaaaaaaaaagtagggcTGCGTACAGAATAAATTTGTAGTGTCGGTAGTGGGATTGGGTTAGTGGGTTAATGTCAAAGACAAAGATAAATAAAGGCAAaccaaagacaaaaagaaaaaaacaaatcttaTAATACAGAAAATTGTCaaacaaatttaagaaaattgtcaacaaacaaatttaagaaaattgtcacacaaattttgtagatcatgaaaaaatcaactataatgcttgtttttttcatttttttcagaAGAAAAGATTCAAATTCTTCCAAAGTCAACGTGAGATTGCCAAAAATCattgtatcttaatatattaagaaacaatgatttttgggtatttattttggttgatagtttattaatactatatggatgcgtatttgaaaaaaaaaaaatttcgctTATTTTCGGCCCCCCAGCTTGAAATCCGGGTCCATCCCTGTCGCTCACCTTTATGCTCGCTCACCTTTAGGGAATTGAACGCACTACATCGACGATGACGAGGTTGAGTTTGGCTGATTCTGATTGGCTCTCTGTCTGCCTCTGCATTCGTGGAGGTTTTGGTTTTTCTCTCTTGGGGAAACCCATTCTATCTGAAGTGGTCGGTCCAATGCCCATGCAATTTTCACTTCGGTTTTAGGCAGTCAAGCCCAATAGTGGTACGGGGACAAGCCCAATTTAAAATGATAGAatgttcttctcaaaaaaaaaaaaaaaaaaaaaactcctaatAAAATAGTTAAGAGGGTTAAAAGTTAAGTCCACAGTTCTTTCCCAACAAATTCTTGGTAGCAAACTATTAGAGgtaggtaaaaaagtgatattagtgGCAAGCCCAAATCATAATAGATAATATATgtgaattattttctaaaaaaaagggtaaattgcaaattacatccctaaaatttgggagtatttggattttacattctaaagttttaaaaattgaattttaccCCATTAAAAAACTACTTACCTTACAACCGCAAAAACCtaattctccaagctccaaggagattaaatagaatctaaacaatatcaagtaaacctattACAATAAGCATAGAGTTTGAAATTATATCTAGTTACAATTTAGGAATTGTCAAATAAGTACTTAATTAAGCAAGCctagtatttaacctcatcaataataatatattccactttcaaagtttctcaacaaattgattcaCAAGGCATAAACTCTaacgagtaattcttaggtactcccagaGTACGGAGAATGATGCTCccttctctcacattcatggtggggtccaccatgaatgtgagaggaggagcACCATTTCAATATACTtcgggactacctaagaatttttcaatTCCAACAtataaagttaacccatttaatatcatctccaacattatgattagcttccataaaatttacactacatcattaagagacccataaaagtaaaatcaaaatatctaccaagacaagaaatttagaacttcaactaactccaaataaatCCAATggatatgaaaaaaattagatttaccaaCCATCACATTACAActcaaaaccccaaaattttctaCCATGCATAAACCTTAAGTAGTCATCATTAGCACAAACCatatacccactcatcaaataattccaccaatacaaaacccatacataaaaatacataaatattacttctaatgctcataaatcacatgagtattattattaaagcttagataaaaataacctcaagtaaatgtgtaaaactcacaaaaaagattagaaatttttacctaaagaaaaaaaaggatgtgAAGGTGCTAATAGGTTCTTAAGAATTTTCCGGTGATCTTGCCAGAAAAATGATGCTggaaatggtggtggtggtatgGAAGTACCAGTGGAGAGGATGACTGGAGTGATAGAGATGAGTGtacgagaaaaaaaaaaaaaaagaagaagggaaaagaGTGAGCCGGccaaaaagataaagagatgAGTGAAAATAGGTGGTGGGAAAAGATGTTAGGTGGGGCACGTGGGAGCTTTAAAAATTTGATCTCTACTTTTTTTTGACCGATTGGGGCGTTACATATGGCCACTTTCATATGTTAAATTCTGAAGAGTTAGCTATCATTATGTTACTTAATAATATCAGCACCTGTTAGATTCATTTATTACAATGTTCATATTTTGATGTTACAAGTAGTAGCACATGCGTAATCACATCCGtaacaaatttaacaacataTAGTGAAAGAAATGTGAAGATTTTATAAGCTATCATTACATTACTTAATACTAGCAGTAGCTAACAAGTTTATTTATTACAACGTTCATATTTTGAAGTTGCAAGAAGCAGTACAGGCATTTTCATAGCCGTAACAAATTTAACATAGATATAGTGAACGAGAGCAATAAGTATCATAGCCATAGGTGACTTGATATGTCACCATTGGAGTATCTAAGCAACAGGATAGGACGCTTTCTGGGCAAGGCCACAAAGACCTCCTGGAGCACCGGTGTCTCTCTGAATCCGCATGTAGCCATTCTCACCCCAACGGGTGCCCCACGAATTCTTCAATAACCAGTACTTGGTACCATCATCACTTGTTCCATACCCAATTGCAGTAACGGCATGTGTTAAACGAGTCCCACACTCTTGCATGAAAACTCCGCCTTGATAGAATTGAAAATTACGACCAGAACCATCGAGGGCAATTGAAACTGGTTGGTTGGCCACAGCCTGTAGTAATGCCTCCTCATTATTGGAAGGTACATCTTCAAATGCACTTATTTGAGCTACATGAATAGATTCCTTTTCATTGTCACAAGTTCCTTCCATGGTCTCATATGGGTATTTTTCTTCAGTAGTGAGCCcttggttttttattatatatctaaaagcatTATCCATCCAACCACCGTTGCAGCCATAATTGCCTTCCACAGCACAGTCCACTAGTTGTTGCTCAGACAAAGAGATCAAGTTGCCAGCTTTGATTTGGGTGATCCCTTCTACGGCTGCCACTGCTGAAAAGGCCCAGCAACATCCTGCGTGTATAAGAATCAAATATAAGTGAAAAATGTTTTGATGAGAACAATAATTACGGGAATTGAAGCCAAACTTATGAGTGTTGGGAACTGTGATCCTCTTACCACAACGGCCTTGGTTCTTTATGGAGGTAACAGctcctttctctctccaatCCATAGTCATTGGAATTTCTGTAAGGTTTTCATACTTGAAACTTTTCGCTTTGAGAGAACTTGGTTGGGTGGAAATCTTGTATCCAGTATGAGACGCAACAAATTCTTCATTGGTTAAGTCTGCAAATACGTTGGCACTTAGCTTGAAAGTGCGATTCCCTTCATTATTGAATTTGTCTATATATTCAACGTTGTCCTTGAATATCTTGAAACGCTTTTCCTTCTCTACACTATCTTTGTAGCTGCGTCCATACTGAACCATCCATTTCTCATGCCTCTCAGCAAGGGTGTCTTCAAGCAAAGTGCGGCACATGGCTTGGGATATCAAAGTCTCTAGAATAAAAAACATGACtgtgataagttttttttgctGTGTTAAAGCCATTGTATACAAACCGAAGAGGGTTCTTTGGCAATGGCTTTGGTGATAAATGGTGAGGAAGAAAGCATACATTTTCCCTATATATAGGAAATAGATCATCCCCATTATGATGTGTATCTTGGGAAGTAAAGTGGCCCCTTTTTTCTTAGCGTGTTAAGCAAGTTAAACGTGATTTTAAAGGTTAATTTTAGCGCATCAAACGGACTGTTGTAATACTACTGATTGTAATGTGTGGCTAGCTATTGTTCTTAATGGAGAATAAGAATAGACTCCAAAGTTCTGCCAACCAAATTTCAAGTAAGACCTATCTTTAAGGTTGTTTCCATTTGTATTTTATGCAGGAGTGTTCTGGATTGATGCTCGTGATTGATGGCTTTCATTAGCTGTAGCCAACTTTTTATTTAAACTGAACTTTTGCTATACGGCTAACTGCTATGTCTGAGTGGCTATTGTTCTTTGTGGAGAACACGAATAAACTCCCAAGTTCTGGGGATCTATCATTTATAAATGTGGTATTGCTGTCAATCCATTCATGTAGGTTGTTTCCAACTTTCCATGCTGACTATATGCAGGGTTTTTTTTGGACGGATGATGATAATTAGCGCTTCTTGCAGTTTTTTCTTTCCCAGTTTGCCAATTTCACTTTTCCATTTCACATTTGGTTGTCATCACTCATCAcgcaaaaatgataaaagtacttttataaaaaatgtaaactaagaACATTCAATTATAAAAAGTATCTCAGTGATCAAAGATACAATCCAACAACAAGCATctagttattaattaatattcagTAAGGAAATATACTAATTGGGCATGAAACAATAAATCACAATGCACGAACCATTCTTTTATGTTTAAGGAAATAAAAGCAATTGACCTCAGCCAATCAAGCATGAAAGAACAAATCAATGACTCACCTTGCCCCATCCATTCAGTTATTGACCTCAGCGAATCAAGCATGAAAGAACAATCAATGACTCACCTTGCCCCATCCATTCAGTTATTGACCTCTGCCAATCAAGCATTAAACCTCTTTGGTTTCATGTTGCATGGCCATCATCAGTTAGATTCTTCAGGTGAGAACGAGCCAGTGCTTTTGTGAAATTAACAAGTGTGCGGACACTCTTGTTATAGTGCGGTCTGTGCATAGGCTTAAAATCAATCAAAGAACCATGAGAGGCAAACGACTTTGACAGCTTTGTTTCTCAGTAATAAATACAATTAGACATCTAAAATAAGCCACATATGAATGTCTTATTTTGGATTGCAGGACCCTCATCAGCCAGATTCCTCAAGTGAGTATGAGCCACTGCTTTCATGAAGTTAACAATTGTGTGAACGCTCTTGAGAGAAAAGGCTCGGATCTGAattatgattttattgttttcaatagTCTGTTTGTGGACATGAATATGTTGATGTATTATGACAGTCTTAGAGTATATTGTGAGAGGCTCTGCCCTCAACTGTATGTTACTCTCCTTTAGTTTTTAATGCAATTCGTCttctaccaaaaaagaaaaaaaaaagccacacaGATGAAACTTCACCATGAAAGCCACTAGGGTCCAATAGGAGTATATAACAAGACTAGTTAGCATTCattattaacaaatatatatgagttaCACTTAACTCAATGGATAAACACACATGTAAGTTCTAGTCAACTCAATTGGCAAAATCTCTTGTTaatgaataaaagatttggagTCGATACTATaggttgaaatttgaaagtgaaattatctctcaaaaataaaataaaaattgataaacacatatgttacaattttattttatgtataaaaaaaatacaaggcaCTACCAATCAAGATATTCAAGATTATTTATTTCCCCggattttaattagtttaattgtttaaatatctTACCATTAGATAAGAAATTTAGGAGTAAATCCCtctgaaataaaatatatttcttgGTATTTGGACGGtactaaataattaataaaaaatcaattttacatGTCATGTCTTATGTcgtacatataaaaataaaatgtgtcATTAGCAAATAGGAAGCAGGCATATAAATTGAATTCAGTAGTATATTCAAAGTTTCCTCTATGGTAAACCaaaacttaatttttctttgacaaCTTAAGCTTTATATATCAGTTGTTCtcccaacccaaaaaagaaaaaaaaattatatattagtttttttcttttttcactcaAGAAACACATTGGttattgagaaaaaatttatatatgtgcatttttattgaataataataCATATGGATTATATAAGTTAgacaatatatttctttttctttttcttttttttgttttctggttAAGTTGATATTAAGTTAGTTTTCCTTACatccatacaaaaaaaattattttactaaaacaaaAGTTGTCCCAATGAAGATAAAGAAAGAGCGCAAGCAAACACAAAAGCAGTGTGGAGAGGAAATTCCTTCTCGTGTCGGCATCATTGCTTTATCATCTAATATTCAATCTTGTTTTTATGTACATTGATTCTGATAGTTTCCCTACAAGTCTTAGTCGTAACTTGTAAGATTATCTCATTATCCTTTGGAATTCAATAAGAGAGACACATGACAAAGTTCATCAATAATTTCATAGtacaaaaaactttttatttccTTCCTGTGTTTGAGTTCTTAGCCAAAAGTAAAGTAGGtttgctttggaaaaaaaaacttacaccATGCCCTGATTAATTAAAGAAACTAAGAAAGGGTTAATTATATCGGTTTGAACAAACTTTTAGTTTGGATGGAAATTAACTAAGGGTCTAAGAGACCCATGGCAAATGaacaaattttgtatttcatagACAAATTTATTCTTCAAGAtccttattttataaattacaaTTACCTCATGGCAATTTCATTTATCGCAATTTAGTCTTAAAATTTTCCATTGCAAAATTTTatccttaaaatttttggttttaaaataaaattgcttaGGGGTCGCATGCCTCACACGTGCAAAACCAATTATTGATCCATTTTTTATGGGGTTTGGCTTATCtccaatactttttttaaatgaaattttcttttgttttaatgaaaaattgatacatcattcactaactaaataaaaagtggAGATTAGAACCTATTaccatttctcaaaaaaaaaaaaaaaaaactactaccacttactattgtatatttaaaataaaaggacatgtttagttaaaaaagtattggagGTAAGCTAAATCGacatttttagaagaaaaaaaaaacaattaataggGGGGCCAAGTGACATAAACTTAAAGTTGACCCTGATTAATACTTACATTAAATGTAAACTCGACTAATGAATCAATGTgaggataaaataaaatacttatctttaaaataaaagaaatgatattttatgaaaatatatctTGCTTAATTGTGAACCGATTCAAACaatattatgatttatgaaagaaaaaagaggtgaatatatacaatttattaataaaatttgggtcatatttgattttaatccttgaaatttgaaaaatactgGCTGTAGTCTAAAATAGTGTAAAAGTACAaagttaatattttcataacctTACTGCCGCGACAGAGTtcgtgtaattttattgaatttagaTAATTCTAATTCATAAAAAAGGACTTGTGAGGATAAGCTTgatatgtttataatttttagaggattaaaagggaaatttttcaaatttcaagggttaaaatagaatatgaccaaaattaaaggaaaagaaagtatATTtgtgttaaaagaaaaaagtagatTTTACTTTTGACAATAAGTTTAAGGTTGTTTTTACTTTGGTCTATCAAATTTAAttccattttcaaaatattcctTCCGTACATATTTGTGATTGATTTAAGTACTAATAAAATGATgcctttttcctctctcttaaCAATTAGATCAGTCacaaacataaattaaataacaaattataacaCCAAAATTGAAAGCAATCCAgacttttttatgtttgatttgaaggggaaaaaaaaaagagaaaaaggaaagaactaGGGAGAAAGGAAAGTATATCAAGTGTTTGGTTGGAATGAACAGTGACAAAAGAAagggaaaggggggggggggggatttatTTTCCTCTAGTGCCCATTACCTCccaatttataagaaaaatgagagagaagaaataattttatgggTGGTGCTAATTAATAGGAGACATcatttgataataaatattaGTTACATTTTCTATTAGTAGgctattttcttctcaaaaaaaaaaaatcttttccatATTGTAAACCAAACCACTTTTGCTTTATTCTGGctaagaaaaaaagagactaattttttaaaattattttatgtaacaAATTGTGATGGACTACCTATTAAGTTCTAGGTCTACAAACCCTTTTTCCACTCTTTTATACGCGTGTttgtttctgaaaaaaaaaaggttttacatTCACAAtgtttttacaacaaattatacgTGGTTAATTATTATTGGTTTACATTTGAATCTactactaagattacttttttgccttaacaataataaccagtaataagttaccacttaaaattttttgtaaaaaatattataaaaatgttatggacataacatttctcgtTACATTAGCTGCATTTACCACTCATTTTTGAGTAATTTTAAGATCATAAATtaatctacaatttttttatcacaattttaatATATCAAACTATGAGTAATTAACtatcatttatttattcagtaaaaaaaaaatcatcacttATCTGTcaactcattattattatttttttattaatcacatCTTACCGCGTCACAATAATAGGAAAAGggtgtaaaaaaatttgtgatgcTATTTTTCACAGGTGATAGTCCAAtaattattgaaagaaaaaaaattgatcgtATTAAGGCCAATGCGTAGAAAAAGTCACATCATGCGTGAAAAGAACCAgcttataaaaagagaaaatacacATCATGCGTCCCTTCAACTGAATCTTGGGGTGGCCTAAAATAAtacacaacaattaaaaaactGTGAATTATTGAATCTAAAGCGTGCTTTCTGATCTCTGGGAGTCACTTCTACAGTTATCTACCCCTTATAATCATTATTTTGCTATAACATGCACATCTTGGGGTCCTTGGATTCATGATTAAGGAAACTGCTTCAGTTATCCTCGGACTATAAAAgtaaagtgaaaaataaaaatagaataaataatataaGTTGCAATGGGAATCTGCATATCAGTTGCATCAAAGGAGATTCATGATGCTGAAGAAAGCCATGAAAATGTGATATTCTTCCAAGGAAATAATGTTTCTAATGAAGCTCTGGGTCTTGGCTCTCTTTACTCTAAGCAAGGAAGCAAAGGACTAAACCAAGATGCTGCCATTCTTTACCAGGTTTTGTTACATGGTTCTCTCAAATTGTATCTATGGTCCCTAGTTTTACAGCTTGTGCTTAAATTAGAATTTAAGTTGGTCTACATTCTCACGAGAAAAGTCAACTTCTCAATTTAGTTTCTCATGTTTCTTCATAGGCAATTCAAAATCATTTATATTGTGGCAATT
This genomic stretch from Castanea sativa cultivar Marrone di Chiusa Pesio chromosome 1, ASM4071231v1 harbors:
- the LOC142622196 gene encoding senescence-specific cysteine protease SAG39-like, giving the protein MALTQQKKLITVMFFILETLISQAMCRTLLEDTLAERHEKWMVQYGRSYKDSVEKEKRFKIFKDNVEYIDKFNNEGNRTFKLSANVFADLTNEEFVASHTGYKISTQPSSLKAKSFKYENLTEIPMTMDWREKGAVTSIKNQGRCGCCWAFSAVAAVEGITQIKAGNLISLSEQQLVDCAVEGNYGCNGGWMDNAFRYIIKNQGLTTEEKYPYETMEGTCDNEKESIHVAQISAFEDVPSNNEEALLQAVANQPVSIALDGSGRNFQFYQGGVFMQECGTRLTHAVTAIGYGTSDDGTKYWLLKNSWGTRWGENGYMRIQRDTGAPGGLCGLAQKASYPVA